A genomic region of Micromonospora sp. NBC_01796 contains the following coding sequences:
- a CDS encoding winged helix-turn-helix domain-containing protein has product MTETEVPLVVCVSTDAAVRARVLRRLDDFGRVLIVADLAELRATLFPPEGAPTGPPTLPSALPVSIGELFVDPVGHLVTWRGEPLALTRLERELLARLIGPPLMVWTYERLFDSVWGGAYLGDTAILHSAIKRLRRKLRAIEGGPQVQTVRGVGYRLLPVL; this is encoded by the coding sequence TTGACTGAGACCGAGGTACCGCTCGTCGTATGCGTGTCCACCGACGCGGCCGTACGTGCCAGGGTACTGCGCCGACTCGACGACTTCGGCCGCGTACTCATCGTCGCCGATCTGGCGGAACTGCGGGCGACGCTGTTCCCCCCGGAGGGTGCCCCGACGGGCCCGCCGACCCTGCCGTCCGCCCTGCCGGTGAGCATCGGCGAACTCTTCGTCGACCCGGTCGGCCACCTGGTCACCTGGCGCGGGGAGCCGTTGGCGCTGACCCGGCTGGAGCGTGAACTGCTCGCCCGGCTGATCGGACCGCCGCTGATGGTCTGGACCTACGAGCGGCTGTTCGACTCGGTCTGGGGTGGTGCCTACCTCGGGGACACGGCGATTCTGCACTCCGCGATCAAGCGCCTGCGCCGGAAACTCCGGGCCATCGAGGGCGGTCCGCAGGTGCAGACCGTACGCGGAGTCGGCTACCGGCTGCTGCCCGTACTCTGA
- a CDS encoding inositol monophosphatase family protein: MTDYGDLLPVAHAAVDLARDMMRTLRPGVLTGKGDRDMASEVDYAIERKLRTFLAERTPQVGFLGEEEGTSGAGDDLTWSLDPVDGTVNFVHGSPLCAVSLGLIERRRSVLGVIDLPFLGNRYFAALGHGAFVDGERIHASRTGDLTEALVAVGDFAVGEGAAGLNEHRLAITAAFAEQAQRVRMFGSAAIDLAWLAHGRLDAFVMLSNKPWDTSAGVIIAREAGARLADLDGTPHTADSGATIGANEALLPSVLALVRQAAPVR, from the coding sequence ATGACCGATTACGGGGATCTGTTGCCGGTGGCGCACGCGGCCGTCGACCTGGCCCGGGACATGATGCGTACGCTCCGGCCGGGGGTGCTGACCGGCAAGGGTGACCGGGACATGGCCTCCGAGGTCGACTACGCCATCGAGCGGAAACTCCGCACCTTCCTGGCCGAACGTACGCCGCAGGTCGGCTTCCTCGGCGAGGAGGAGGGGACCAGCGGGGCGGGTGACGACCTGACCTGGTCACTCGATCCGGTCGACGGCACGGTCAACTTCGTACACGGGTCACCGCTGTGCGCGGTCTCGCTCGGTCTCATCGAGCGGCGGCGGTCCGTACTCGGGGTGATCGACCTGCCGTTTCTCGGCAACCGTTACTTCGCCGCGCTGGGGCACGGCGCCTTCGTCGACGGGGAGCGGATCCATGCCAGCCGGACCGGCGACCTGACCGAGGCGCTGGTGGCGGTCGGGGACTTCGCCGTCGGCGAGGGTGCGGCCGGGCTGAACGAACACCGGCTGGCGATCACCGCCGCCTTCGCCGAACAGGCCCAACGCGTACGGATGTTCGGCTCCGCGGCCATCGACCTGGCCTGGCTCGCGCACGGGCGGCTCGACGCGTTTGTCATGTTGAGCAACAAGCCGTGGGACACCAGTGCCGGCGTGATCATCGCCCGGGAGGCCGGCGCCCGGCTGGCCGACCTGGACGGCACCCCGCACACCGCCGACTCCGGCGCGACCATCGGCGCCAACGAGGCACTGCTGCCGTCGGTGCTGGCACTCGTCCGACAGGCCGCGCCGGTCCGCTGA
- a CDS encoding GNAT family N-acetyltransferase, translating to MYIRTARIDELPLLQEIERAAGKCFRDIDMVEIAEDDPPSLAELTAYQEDGRAWVAVDPSDHPIAYVITDEVDGNLHVEQISVHPDSARRGVGRRLLEHLAAEATSNKVGALTLTTFVEVPWNAPYYARCGFRPLDPGELTPGLRAIRDREAAHGLDRWPRTAMRWDLSGRDDQPTDLSGRDDRPGQ from the coding sequence ATGTACATCCGTACGGCCCGGATCGACGAACTGCCTCTCCTGCAGGAGATAGAGCGCGCCGCCGGGAAGTGTTTCCGGGACATCGACATGGTGGAGATCGCCGAGGACGACCCGCCGAGCCTGGCCGAGCTCACGGCGTACCAGGAGGACGGCCGGGCCTGGGTCGCGGTCGATCCGAGCGACCACCCGATCGCGTACGTGATCACCGACGAGGTGGACGGGAACCTGCACGTCGAGCAGATCTCGGTGCACCCGGACAGTGCCCGGCGAGGGGTGGGACGACGGCTGCTGGAACACCTCGCCGCCGAGGCGACCTCCAACAAGGTGGGTGCGCTGACCCTCACCACCTTCGTCGAGGTGCCGTGGAACGCGCCGTACTACGCCCGGTGCGGATTCCGGCCCCTCGACCCCGGCGAGCTGACCCCCGGACTGCGGGCGATCCGGGACCGGGAGGCCGCGCACGGGCTGGACCGCTGGCCGCGTACGGCGATGCGGTGGGACCTGTCCGGGCGGGACGACCAGCCCACCGACCTGTCGGGGCGGGACGACCGGCCGGGTCAGTAG
- a CDS encoding DsrE family protein, with protein sequence MLVGMARTLVVKATAGSDSPERCAQAFTVAATAVASGVDVSLWLTGESSWFALPGRAAEFELPHSAPLAELLHVILTSGRVTVCSQCAARREIGEADVLPGVRIAGAAAFVEEAMADGAQALVY encoded by the coding sequence ATGCTGGTCGGTATGGCACGCACTCTCGTCGTCAAGGCCACGGCTGGCTCCGACTCGCCGGAGCGGTGCGCCCAGGCGTTCACCGTCGCCGCCACGGCCGTCGCCTCGGGAGTGGACGTGTCGCTGTGGCTCACCGGGGAGTCGAGCTGGTTCGCGCTGCCCGGCCGGGCGGCCGAGTTCGAGCTGCCCCACTCGGCCCCGCTGGCCGAACTGCTGCACGTGATCCTGACCAGCGGTCGGGTCACCGTCTGCTCCCAGTGCGCGGCCCGGCGGGAGATCGGCGAGGCGGACGTCCTGCCGGGCGTACGGATCGCCGGGGCGGCGGCCTTCGTCGAGGAGGCGATGGCCGACGGCGCCCAGGCGCTGGTCTACTGA
- the mtfM gene encoding small membrane protein MtfM, which translates to MVTEIGFVSLLVAGLGLLAGGLVYLAVRISRGRW; encoded by the coding sequence ATGGTTACCGAGATTGGGTTCGTCAGCCTGCTGGTGGCGGGCTTAGGCCTGCTGGCCGGTGGCCTGGTCTATCTTGCGGTACGAATCTCGAGAGGACGCTGGTGA
- a CDS encoding FABP family protein, translating to MAPPPWLNAPPVDPYPFEETFDLRVGPDLHPALLGLLPYVGLWRGRGRGGYPTIEDFDYAQEIKISHDGRPFLHYESRAWLLDGDSQPIRPAGREVGWWRPVMVDGRATDEVEALMSTPTGIMELHVGKLDGLKLELVTDAVVRTATAKEVTAGHRLFGIVEGALLYAQELAAVGQSLSPHLSARLTRVGG from the coding sequence ATGGCACCGCCGCCGTGGCTGAACGCGCCACCGGTCGACCCGTACCCCTTCGAGGAGACGTTCGACCTGCGGGTGGGTCCGGACCTGCACCCGGCGCTGCTGGGGCTGCTGCCGTACGTCGGACTGTGGCGGGGGCGCGGGCGCGGCGGCTACCCGACGATCGAGGACTTCGACTACGCCCAGGAAATCAAGATCAGCCACGACGGGCGGCCGTTCCTGCACTACGAGTCGCGCGCCTGGCTGCTGGACGGGGACAGCCAGCCGATCCGTCCGGCCGGGCGCGAGGTCGGCTGGTGGCGGCCGGTGATGGTCGACGGGCGGGCGACCGACGAGGTCGAGGCGCTGATGAGCACCCCGACCGGGATCATGGAACTGCACGTCGGCAAGCTCGACGGGCTCAAGCTCGAACTGGTCACCGACGCGGTGGTGCGTACGGCCACGGCCAAGGAGGTCACCGCCGGTCACCGCCTCTTCGGCATCGTCGAGGGTGCCCTGCTCTACGCCCAGGAACTCGCCGCCGTCGGCCAGTCCCTCTCCCCCCACCTCTCCGCCCGCCTCACCCGCGTCGGCGGCTAA
- a CDS encoding aminotransferase class IV has product MSGQQIVAVLGRGVLPADEPIVRADDRGVLHGDGLFETMHVRDGRPWLRNEHLTRLARAATSVDLLLPDATELAELLDAACAAWPARTEGALRLVCTRGPVSGGPATVFATLSPVAPALRLARTAGVNVATLPLGVAAGARAGLPWLLAGVKSTSYGTSQAAHRWAAANGVDDVLWTSTDGYALEGPSANLVWLAGDTLCTVPAASTGILPGVTAAWLLAHAGSLGLSAEERMITPAELREGVCLGAWFTSSVRGLAEIRTLDGMPLPPSSHTPALRDLLGFPTA; this is encoded by the coding sequence GTGTCCGGGCAGCAGATAGTCGCCGTGCTGGGCCGGGGCGTGCTGCCGGCCGACGAGCCGATCGTGCGCGCCGACGACCGGGGGGTGCTGCACGGCGACGGCCTGTTCGAGACGATGCACGTACGCGACGGTCGCCCGTGGCTGCGCAACGAGCACCTGACCCGGCTGGCCCGCGCCGCCACCTCGGTCGACCTGCTGCTGCCGGACGCCACCGAGCTGGCCGAGCTGCTGGACGCCGCCTGCGCGGCCTGGCCGGCAAGGACCGAGGGCGCGCTCCGGCTGGTCTGCACCCGGGGACCGGTGAGCGGCGGGCCGGCGACCGTGTTCGCCACCCTGTCGCCGGTCGCGCCCGCGCTGCGGCTGGCCCGGACCGCCGGGGTCAATGTCGCCACCCTGCCGCTGGGGGTGGCGGCCGGGGCCCGCGCCGGGCTGCCCTGGCTGCTCGCCGGGGTCAAGTCGACGTCGTACGGGACGAGCCAGGCGGCGCACCGCTGGGCGGCGGCGAACGGGGTCGACGACGTGCTCTGGACCTCGACCGACGGTTACGCCCTGGAGGGGCCGAGCGCCAACCTGGTCTGGCTGGCCGGTGACACCCTCTGCACGGTCCCGGCCGCCAGCACCGGCATCCTGCCCGGGGTGACCGCCGCCTGGCTGCTGGCCCACGCCGGCTCGCTCGGCCTGTCCGCCGAGGAACGCATGATCACCCCGGCCGAGCTGCGCGAGGGTGTCTGCCTCGGTGCGTGGTTCACCTCGTCCGTACGCGGCCTGGCCGAGATCCGCACCCTCGACGGAATGCCCCTCCCCCCGTCCTCCCACACCCCCGCGCTCCGCGACCTCCTGGGCTTCCCCACCGCCTAA
- a CDS encoding Fur family transcriptional regulator, with product MSESSLAEMLRSRGLRLTAQRQLILEAVLELGHATPEQVHTAVRGIAAGVNITTIYRTLELLERLGLVTHTHLSHGSPTYHAAGEDQHVHLVCRSCGEVEEMEPELLRPLADQLAGERGFQVDVGHVALFGVCRKCGEQQD from the coding sequence GTGTCGGAATCATCGCTGGCCGAGATGTTGCGCTCCCGTGGGCTGCGCCTGACGGCGCAGCGGCAACTGATTCTCGAAGCCGTCCTCGAACTGGGCCACGCCACCCCGGAGCAGGTGCACACGGCGGTACGGGGTATCGCCGCCGGAGTGAACATCACCACTATTTACCGAACGCTGGAATTGTTGGAGCGGCTCGGCCTGGTTACCCATACGCACCTGTCGCACGGTTCTCCGACGTACCACGCGGCCGGTGAGGACCAGCACGTCCATCTGGTGTGCCGGTCCTGCGGGGAGGTCGAGGAGATGGAGCCGGAACTGCTCCGGCCGCTCGCCGACCAGTTGGCCGGTGAACGAGGGTTCCAGGTCGACGTAGGGCACGTGGCACTTTTCGGCGTCTGCCGGAAGTGCGGGGAGCAGCAGGACTAG
- the ygfZ gene encoding CAF17-like 4Fe-4S cluster assembly/insertion protein YgfZ — protein sequence MIDIAGAVAIEVLDEQTPDQPGPEHVAAGVRGVAAHYGDPMREQRHLATDVGLVDRSHRGVIAVPGVERASWLHTLTTQHLADLSAGQGSELLVLSPHGHIEQHAMVAEDGETTWLDTEPRDTAGLLTYLEKMRFFTRVDPRDATPEWAVLSLVGPRATEAVGILGVTGLEAPDALPVPGPKFAGGAVPPRPTTRYDVRPLPGGGWARRVELGVDLLVPRGEVDRVVADLTGAGVPLAGLWAYEAIRVAARLPRVGFETDHRTIPAEVDLIGPAVHLDKGCYRGQETVARVHNMGRPPRRLVLLHLDGISSDQLPAVGTPVANGDRTVGFVGTAVRHFELGPVALAVLKRNVPEDAQLLVDGTAAAIDPS from the coding sequence ATGATCGACATCGCGGGCGCGGTGGCCATCGAGGTACTGGACGAACAGACGCCGGACCAACCGGGGCCGGAACACGTCGCGGCCGGCGTACGCGGAGTCGCCGCCCACTACGGCGACCCGATGCGCGAGCAGCGTCACCTCGCCACCGACGTGGGCCTGGTCGACCGGTCCCACCGGGGCGTGATCGCGGTCCCCGGCGTGGAACGGGCGAGCTGGCTGCACACCCTGACCACCCAACACCTGGCCGACCTGAGCGCCGGGCAGGGCAGCGAGCTGCTGGTGCTGTCCCCGCACGGGCACATCGAGCAGCACGCCATGGTCGCCGAGGACGGCGAGACCACCTGGCTGGACACCGAGCCCCGGGACACCGCCGGCCTGCTGACCTACCTGGAGAAGATGCGCTTCTTCACCCGGGTCGACCCGCGCGACGCGACCCCCGAGTGGGCGGTGCTGTCGCTGGTCGGCCCGCGCGCCACCGAGGCCGTCGGCATCCTCGGCGTCACCGGGCTGGAGGCGCCGGACGCGCTGCCGGTGCCGGGTCCGAAGTTCGCCGGCGGGGCCGTGCCACCCCGACCGACCACGAGGTACGACGTACGCCCGTTGCCGGGTGGCGGTTGGGCCCGCCGGGTGGAACTCGGGGTCGACCTGCTGGTGCCCCGGGGCGAGGTGGACCGGGTGGTCGCCGACCTGACCGGGGCCGGGGTGCCGCTCGCCGGGCTGTGGGCGTACGAGGCGATCCGGGTGGCCGCCCGGCTGCCCCGGGTGGGCTTCGAGACCGACCACCGGACCATCCCGGCCGAGGTGGACCTGATCGGTCCCGCCGTACACCTGGACAAGGGCTGTTACCGGGGTCAGGAGACGGTGGCCCGGGTGCACAACATGGGTCGGCCGCCGCGCCGGCTGGTGCTGCTGCACCTGGACGGGATCAGCTCCGACCAGCTCCCCGCGGTAGGCACGCCGGTGGCGAACGGTGACCGTACGGTGGGCTTCGTCGGCACCGCCGTACGCCACTTCGAGCTGGGGCCGGTGGCGCTCGCCGTACTGAAGCGGAATGTGCCCGAGGACGCCCAACTGCTGGTCGACGGGACGGCGGCGGCGATCGACCCGTCCTGA
- a CDS encoding 3-keto-5-aminohexanoate cleavage protein — MTTGTLITVAPTGAESTKAEVPALPVTLDELVLTAKECEALGAAVIHVHIRDNQARPTLDPARLRDTVAALRENTDLIVQLSTGGAVTDPEVERLAVLDAGPEMASCTMGTVNFGDDVFLNRWEFIVELHTRMQERGIVPEYEIFDLGQLTTLRRLLDRYGLPAGGHVHVDFVMGVPGGMPGTTEALVACRQALRDLPEGSTFSATGIGRSTISVLLASLSTGGHLRVGMEDTVTYAKGRPVESNMQLVARAVGFAQLAQRPPLTSAHARELLGLPSRN; from the coding sequence ATGACAACAGGGACGTTGATCACGGTGGCCCCGACCGGGGCGGAGTCGACCAAGGCCGAGGTGCCGGCACTGCCGGTGACCCTGGACGAGCTGGTGTTGACCGCGAAGGAGTGCGAGGCGCTCGGCGCGGCCGTGATCCACGTACACATCCGGGACAACCAGGCCCGGCCGACGCTCGACCCGGCCCGACTGCGGGACACCGTCGCCGCGCTGCGGGAGAACACGGACCTGATCGTGCAGCTTTCCACCGGCGGTGCGGTGACGGACCCGGAGGTCGAGCGGCTGGCCGTGCTCGACGCCGGCCCGGAGATGGCGTCCTGCACCATGGGTACGGTCAACTTCGGCGACGACGTGTTCCTGAACCGGTGGGAGTTCATCGTCGAGCTGCACACCCGGATGCAGGAACGCGGGATCGTCCCCGAGTACGAGATCTTCGACCTCGGCCAGCTCACCACCCTGCGCCGGCTGCTCGACAGGTACGGCCTGCCGGCCGGTGGGCACGTGCACGTCGACTTCGTGATGGGCGTACCGGGTGGCATGCCGGGCACCACCGAGGCACTGGTCGCCTGCCGGCAGGCGCTGCGGGACCTGCCCGAGGGCAGCACGTTCTCCGCCACCGGTATCGGGCGCAGCACGATCTCCGTACTGCTCGCCTCGCTCTCGACCGGTGGTCACCTCCGGGTGGGCATGGAGGACACCGTCACGTACGCGAAGGGTCGGCCGGTCGAGTCGAACATGCAGTTGGTGGCGCGTGCCGTCGGCTTCGCGCAGCTCGCCCAGCGGCCCCCGTTGACCAGTGCGCACGCCCGTGAGCTGCTGGGACTTCCGTCCCGAAACTGA
- a CDS encoding asparaginase → MAQSYTGGEPLAEVVRSGFVEGSHRGSVVVLDAGGEVVFSAGDVLAPIFPRSSSKPLQAIGMLRSGLRLVDSADLALVCGSHYGEDFHLVRVGALLRSAGLTEAALRCPPDMPIGESARAAVYRAGGGPARIQMNCSGKHAGMLLTCLAAGWPVEEYWRPEHPLQQRLRAAVEEFTGESVAAVGVDGCGAPVLAVSLTGMAGAFLRLVSGVPGSVERTVADAMRTHPELVAGTGAEDTRLMNGVPGLLSKVGAEGVVVCAVPGVGAVAIKIDDGASRARQPVLVAALRRLGVTAPVLDEMAELPLFGGGTPVGAVRALQP, encoded by the coding sequence ATGGCACAGAGCTACACGGGCGGGGAGCCGCTCGCCGAGGTGGTCCGGTCCGGTTTTGTCGAGGGGTCGCACCGGGGTTCGGTGGTGGTTCTCGACGCGGGCGGCGAGGTCGTGTTCTCGGCCGGCGACGTACTGGCGCCGATCTTCCCGAGGTCGTCCAGCAAGCCGTTGCAGGCGATCGGGATGCTTCGCTCGGGTCTGCGGCTGGTCGACTCGGCCGACCTGGCCCTGGTCTGTGGCAGCCACTACGGCGAGGACTTCCACCTGGTCCGGGTCGGTGCCCTGCTGCGCAGCGCCGGACTGACCGAGGCGGCCCTGCGGTGCCCGCCGGACATGCCGATCGGCGAGTCGGCGCGGGCCGCCGTGTACCGGGCCGGTGGTGGCCCGGCCAGGATCCAGATGAACTGCTCCGGCAAGCACGCCGGCATGCTGCTGACCTGCCTGGCGGCGGGGTGGCCGGTGGAGGAGTACTGGCGGCCGGAGCACCCGTTGCAGCAGCGGTTGCGGGCCGCGGTCGAGGAGTTCACCGGTGAGTCGGTCGCGGCGGTCGGGGTCGACGGTTGCGGTGCCCCGGTGCTCGCGGTCTCGTTGACCGGGATGGCCGGTGCGTTCCTGCGGTTGGTGTCGGGTGTGCCGGGCTCGGTGGAGCGGACCGTCGCGGACGCGATGCGTACGCACCCGGAGCTGGTCGCGGGCACCGGTGCCGAGGACACCCGACTGATGAACGGTGTTCCGGGCCTGCTCTCGAAGGTGGGTGCGGAGGGCGTCGTGGTGTGTGCGGTGCCCGGCGTCGGCGCGGTCGCGATCAAGATCGACGACGGTGCCTCCCGCGCCCGGCAGCCGGTGCTGGTCGCCGCCCTGCGCCGGCTCGGCGTGACCGCCCCCGTCCTGGACGAGATGGCCGAACTTCCCCTGTTCGGCGGCGGCACCCCGGTCGGCGCGGTCCGCGCCCTCCAGCCGTGA
- a CDS encoding alpha/beta fold hydrolase produces MSKIELDGATLAYDDLGDGTPVVLLHAGIADRRMWRGQVEALAGRHRVLSLDLRGYGESDLPEHPFAHHDDVVGFLDALGIERATLVGCSFGGAVAIDTTLAHPDRVAALALFGSAVSGHEWSDETNNLWDTLIGEVDGEDLDATAEAEVRFWVVGPGRRPEDPDPAFLDFAREMDRRALAAEAALGNVAVRELDPPAIGRLAEIRVPVLVGAGAEDIPDIGVLADLIAAQASLATRLPDVPDAAHLLPLERPAPVNEALLAFLG; encoded by the coding sequence ATGTCGAAGATCGAATTGGATGGGGCCACGCTGGCCTACGACGACCTGGGTGATGGCACCCCGGTTGTCCTGCTGCACGCCGGCATCGCCGACCGCCGGATGTGGCGTGGCCAGGTCGAGGCGCTCGCCGGCCGGCATCGCGTACTCAGCCTGGACCTGCGCGGGTACGGCGAGTCCGACCTGCCGGAGCACCCCTTCGCCCACCACGACGACGTGGTCGGGTTCCTCGACGCACTCGGCATCGAACGGGCCACCCTGGTCGGCTGCTCATTCGGCGGCGCGGTGGCGATCGACACCACGCTCGCCCATCCCGACCGGGTCGCCGCGCTCGCCCTCTTCGGTTCGGCCGTGTCCGGCCACGAATGGTCCGACGAGACCAACAACCTCTGGGACACCCTGATCGGCGAGGTCGACGGCGAGGACCTCGACGCCACCGCCGAGGCCGAGGTGCGCTTCTGGGTGGTCGGGCCGGGGCGCCGCCCGGAGGACCCGGACCCGGCGTTCCTGGACTTCGCGCGGGAGATGGATCGCCGTGCGTTGGCCGCCGAGGCCGCACTCGGCAACGTGGCGGTACGCGAACTCGACCCACCCGCCATCGGGCGGCTCGCCGAGATCCGGGTTCCGGTGCTGGTCGGAGCGGGTGCCGAAGATATACCGGACATCGGCGTACTGGCCGACCTGATCGCCGCGCAGGCGTCCCTGGCGACCCGGCTGCCCGACGTACCCGACGCCGCGCACCTGCTCCCGCTGGAGCGCCCCGCCCCGGTCAACGAAGCCCTCCTGGCCTTCCTCGGCTAG
- a CDS encoding helix-turn-helix domain-containing protein: MANPKDLPRDVGGFIRDLRRNAKISLRQLADQAGVSNPYLSQVERGLRKPSAEVLQQLASALRVSTPVMYLRAGLLDDKEGHGVLASIAADADLTMPQKQSLSQIYETFRRENARQAETAAPTEAAAPTTAPTETTAPAEATAPTEAAAPTTAPTPGDGGSEAVDDVLESVARTETGTAPAPNASQPAKRTARKAARKTAPAVEEE, from the coding sequence ATGGCGAACCCCAAGGACCTGCCCCGCGACGTCGGTGGGTTCATCCGTGACCTGCGACGCAACGCGAAGATCTCGCTGCGCCAGCTCGCCGACCAGGCCGGGGTCAGCAACCCCTACCTGAGCCAGGTCGAGCGCGGACTGCGCAAGCCCAGCGCCGAGGTGCTGCAACAGCTCGCCAGCGCGCTGCGGGTGTCCACCCCCGTGATGTACCTGCGCGCCGGCCTGCTCGACGACAAGGAGGGGCACGGCGTACTCGCCTCGATCGCCGCCGACGCCGACCTGACGATGCCGCAGAAGCAGTCCCTGAGCCAGATCTACGAGACCTTCCGGCGGGAGAACGCCCGCCAGGCCGAAACCGCCGCCCCGACCGAGGCAGCCGCCCCGACAACCGCGCCGACGGAAACGACCGCGCCGGCCGAGGCAACCGCGCCGACGGAGGCAGCCGCGCCGACGACAGCGCCGACACCGGGCGACGGCGGCAGCGAGGCCGTGGACGACGTACTCGAATCGGTGGCGCGGACCGAGACGGGCACCGCGCCGGCCCCGAACGCATCCCAACCAGCCAAGCGAACCGCCCGCAAGGCGGCCCGGAAGACCGCTCCCGCGGTCGAGGAGGAGTAG
- a CDS encoding DUF2516 family protein encodes MVTAAPIFYSDVRTVIELVLLVFALIIEGVALVHAITQRSDAFPAIGTLPKGGWIAILGVCLALTLLGFGVLSIFGLIGIAAGLIYLLDVRPGLRDLTDGKGFW; translated from the coding sequence ATGGTTACTGCCGCGCCGATCTTCTACTCCGACGTACGGACCGTCATCGAGTTGGTGCTCCTCGTCTTCGCTCTCATCATCGAGGGAGTGGCGCTGGTGCACGCCATCACCCAGCGATCGGACGCCTTCCCGGCGATCGGCACCCTGCCCAAGGGCGGCTGGATCGCCATTCTCGGCGTCTGCCTGGCGCTGACCCTGCTCGGCTTCGGCGTACTCAGCATCTTCGGCCTGATCGGCATCGCCGCCGGTCTGATCTACCTGCTGGACGTCCGGCCCGGACTGCGTGACCTGACCGACGGCAAGGGCTTCTGGTGA
- a CDS encoding alpha/beta fold hydrolase, with product MRDFRWPPPPDGGPRTYGPGPSAPRTGRPALPEPETELVTTPHGVRLERLVTGAGDPVTVFAHGLGGGIAVTRPLGSAVNGRRVFFQFRGHGRSDAPDGEWTYLDLARDLRAVADLSRATRAVGVSLGAGALTRLLLESPERFDRAVFFLPAVLDEPRPAAARERLTMLLEAVRSGDPATVAEVASAELPAAVRNTPAGWAYLRQRIDQLMRDGLADGLASLPDQVPVRDASALAAVTARALVIGCAGDELHPVAVAEQLAAALPNATLHVYDRPGVLWTHRADLRGRVSEFLNGQ from the coding sequence GTGAGAGATTTCCGCTGGCCTCCGCCGCCGGACGGCGGGCCTCGGACGTACGGACCCGGTCCCAGCGCACCCCGGACCGGGCGACCGGCGCTGCCCGAACCGGAGACGGAACTGGTCACCACCCCGCACGGCGTACGGCTGGAGCGGCTGGTCACCGGCGCCGGTGATCCGGTGACCGTCTTCGCGCACGGGCTGGGCGGCGGCATCGCCGTCACCCGACCGTTGGGCAGTGCGGTCAACGGCCGGCGGGTGTTCTTCCAGTTCCGGGGCCACGGCCGGTCGGACGCGCCGGACGGCGAGTGGACCTACCTGGACCTGGCCCGCGACCTGCGGGCGGTCGCCGACCTGAGCCGGGCCACCCGGGCGGTCGGCGTCAGCCTCGGCGCCGGTGCGCTGACCCGGCTGCTGCTGGAGAGCCCGGAACGGTTCGACCGGGCCGTCTTCTTCCTGCCGGCGGTGCTGGACGAACCTCGGCCGGCGGCGGCCCGCGAGCGGTTGACCATGCTGCTCGAAGCGGTACGCAGCGGCGACCCCGCGACGGTGGCGGAGGTGGCTTCCGCGGAACTGCCGGCGGCGGTACGGAACACCCCGGCCGGTTGGGCGTACCTGCGTCAGCGGATCGACCAGTTGATGCGGGACGGGTTGGCGGACGGGTTGGCGAGCCTGCCGGACCAGGTGCCCGTACGCGACGCCTCGGCCCTCGCCGCCGTCACCGCCCGCGCCCTGGTGATCGGTTGTGCCGGTGACGAACTCCACCCGGTGGCGGTCGCGGAGCAACTCGCCGCCGCCCTGCCGAACGCCACCCTGCACGTGTACGACCGCCCCGGTGTGCTCTGGACGCACCGCGCCGACCTGCGTGGACGCGTCTCCGAGTTCCTGAACGGGCAGTAG